One segment of Prosthecobacter debontii DNA contains the following:
- a CDS encoding outer membrane protein assembly factor BamB family protein — MKPPAFLALALSLAASFAQAENWPNWRGPHQDGASTEKNLPAKFSPTEKVKWAADVPSISASVPVVWGDKVFLTAPIQDKQQLVGLCYDAKTGKELWRKVVSEGGLQWDNKSNLASPSPVTDGERVVFLFADAVAASFDLEGNLQWKRDFKESHGAFATQWTYGSSPVLDSGKLYIQVLQRNETFEFQGFPKGTPGKDMSSYILAVDPATGKDLWKHIRPTEAQVESLESFSTPVFCDHNGKRVMLISGGDTLSLHDAATGDEYARLATWNLPGDGYNKFYRLVPSPVVGDGVALVCAPKKSSVYAMSLDSKGKDVQPLWVSDSKVVSSDVSTPAFYEGSFYVLDSDRRTVSRVEPKTGKVLWIGETGSKAKFEGSPTVVDGKIYMINFWGDVYVVKAGGDSFELLSVNSMGNGSKPNGDAASCRSSIAAANGCLFIRTQEKLYCVGE; from the coding sequence ATGAAACCGCCCGCCTTTCTCGCTCTCGCCCTCTCTCTTGCCGCATCCTTTGCCCAGGCTGAAAACTGGCCCAACTGGCGTGGCCCCCATCAAGACGGTGCCAGCACGGAAAAGAACCTGCCGGCAAAGTTCAGCCCTACGGAAAAGGTGAAGTGGGCGGCCGATGTGCCCTCCATCTCCGCCTCCGTGCCCGTGGTGTGGGGAGACAAGGTTTTCCTCACGGCTCCGATCCAGGATAAGCAGCAGCTCGTCGGCCTCTGCTACGATGCGAAGACGGGCAAGGAACTGTGGCGCAAGGTGGTGTCTGAAGGAGGCCTGCAATGGGATAATAAGAGCAATCTGGCCAGCCCCTCTCCGGTGACGGATGGGGAGCGTGTGGTGTTCCTCTTCGCCGATGCGGTAGCGGCGAGTTTCGATCTCGAAGGGAACCTGCAATGGAAGCGCGACTTTAAAGAATCTCACGGTGCCTTTGCTACCCAGTGGACGTATGGCAGCAGCCCCGTGCTGGATAGCGGCAAGCTCTACATCCAGGTGCTGCAACGCAATGAGACCTTCGAGTTTCAGGGCTTCCCAAAAGGCACGCCAGGGAAGGACATGAGCAGCTACATCCTGGCTGTAGACCCAGCGACAGGCAAAGACCTCTGGAAGCACATCCGCCCCACCGAGGCTCAGGTCGAGTCCCTGGAATCCTTCAGCACGCCGGTGTTCTGTGATCATAACGGCAAGCGCGTCATGCTGATCTCCGGTGGCGATACCCTGTCCCTGCACGATGCGGCTACCGGCGATGAATACGCACGTCTCGCTACCTGGAACCTTCCTGGCGATGGCTACAACAAGTTCTATCGCCTCGTGCCCTCTCCTGTGGTGGGTGATGGCGTCGCACTCGTCTGTGCGCCGAAGAAATCCTCGGTCTATGCGATGTCTCTCGATAGCAAGGGCAAGGACGTGCAGCCGCTGTGGGTGAGTGACTCCAAGGTGGTGAGCAGTGATGTCTCCACCCCCGCTTTCTATGAAGGCAGCTTCTATGTTCTGGATAGCGACCGCCGCACGGTGAGCCGTGTCGAGCCGAAGACTGGCAAGGTTCTCTGGATCGGCGAAACCGGCAGCAAGGCTAAGTTTGAAGGCAGCCCAACCGTGGTGGATGGCAAGATCTACATGATCAACTTCTGGGGAGATGTGTATGTGGTCAAAGCCGGCGGCGATAGCTTTGAGCTTCTGAGCGTGAACTCCATGGGCAATGGCAGCAAGCCGAACGGTGATGCCGCAAGCTGCCGCAGCAGCATCGCCGCAGCCAATGGCTGCCTCTTTATCCGCACACAGGAGAAGCTGTATTGTGTGGGAGAGTGA
- a CDS encoding Gfo/Idh/MocA family protein has translation METNPSASSRREFLKSTGKTVAGLSVLSGITLPHVHAAGDDTIDIALVGCGGRGTGAASNAMGVKQRTRLVAMADVQENRLEASFNGLSNKHPDRFSVSADSKFIGFDAYKHAIDMLKPGDVVVLATPPAFRWVQFKYAIEKGVNVFMEKPICVDGPSGKRMLELGKEAEAKGLKVGVGLMCRHCRVRGELFDRIQQGEIGDIILGRAYRLQGPVGTCFTLPRDKETEKSELIWQIKNFHSFLWASGGAFSDFNIHNIDEICWMKNDFPIEAKATGGRTDRGDYIDQNFDHYSVEYTFRDGSKFWLEGRNAMKTHNEFASYVHGSKGMAVISTAGHFPSRAMTFKGQNKDPKEIIWRGPKQEPNPYDMEWEDLIDAIVNNKPYNEVERGAKASLVTVMGRMSAHTGQLVTYDQVVNHDQEFAPNVDKLTLDGPAPILADANGKYPIPYPGANGMYEYVVKA, from the coding sequence ATGGAAACCAACCCATCTGCCTCCTCGCGTCGCGAGTTTCTGAAGTCCACCGGCAAGACCGTTGCCGGGCTGTCGGTGCTGTCCGGTATCACCCTGCCTCATGTTCATGCCGCTGGAGATGACACCATTGATATTGCCCTGGTGGGTTGCGGTGGTCGTGGCACTGGCGCTGCCAGCAACGCCATGGGCGTGAAACAGCGCACTCGCTTGGTGGCGATGGCAGACGTGCAGGAAAACCGCCTCGAAGCCAGCTTCAACGGCCTGAGCAACAAGCACCCGGATCGCTTCTCCGTCTCGGCGGATTCGAAGTTCATCGGCTTTGATGCTTACAAGCATGCCATCGACATGCTCAAGCCAGGTGATGTGGTCGTGCTGGCCACACCTCCAGCTTTCCGTTGGGTGCAGTTCAAATACGCCATCGAAAAAGGCGTGAACGTCTTCATGGAAAAGCCCATTTGCGTGGATGGCCCGAGCGGCAAGCGCATGCTGGAACTCGGCAAAGAAGCCGAAGCTAAAGGCCTGAAAGTGGGTGTCGGCCTCATGTGCCGCCACTGCCGTGTGCGTGGTGAGCTTTTCGATCGCATCCAACAGGGGGAGATCGGCGATATCATCCTCGGTCGTGCGTATCGTCTGCAAGGCCCAGTGGGCACCTGCTTTACGCTGCCTCGCGATAAAGAGACGGAGAAGAGCGAACTGATCTGGCAGATCAAAAACTTCCACTCCTTCCTCTGGGCCAGCGGTGGTGCTTTCAGTGACTTCAACATCCACAACATCGATGAAATCTGCTGGATGAAGAACGACTTCCCGATCGAAGCCAAGGCCACCGGTGGCCGCACGGATCGCGGTGACTACATCGATCAGAACTTCGATCACTACAGTGTGGAATACACCTTCCGCGATGGTAGCAAGTTCTGGCTGGAAGGTCGCAATGCCATGAAGACGCACAACGAGTTTGCCTCCTATGTGCATGGTTCCAAAGGCATGGCCGTCATCTCCACCGCCGGTCACTTCCCATCTCGTGCCATGACCTTCAAAGGTCAGAACAAAGATCCGAAGGAAATTATCTGGCGTGGTCCGAAGCAGGAGCCCAACCCCTATGACATGGAGTGGGAAGACCTGATCGATGCCATCGTGAACAACAAGCCTTACAACGAAGTCGAGCGCGGTGCCAAAGCCAGCCTCGTCACCGTCATGGGCCGTATGTCCGCTCACACCGGTCAGCTCGTGACTTATGATCAAGTCGTGAACCACGACCAGGAGTTCGCTCCGAATGTGGATAAACTCACCCTGGATGGCCCTGCGCCTATCCTGGCGGATGCCAACGGCAAGTATCCGATCCCTTACCCAGGTGCCAACGGCATGTATGAGTATGTGGTGAAGGCGTAA
- a CDS encoding saccharopine dehydrogenase family protein, translated as MAKVLIIGAGGVGRVVTHKCAQLPDVFSEIMLASRTKSKCDSIAAELKRPIQTAAVDADNVPELVALLKSFQPEVVINVALPYQDLTIMDACLEAGVHYIDTANYEPRDVAKFEYHWQWAYQEKFKAAGLTALLGCGFDPGVTNVYTAYALKHHFSKIDTLDIIDCNAGDHGKAFATNFNPEINLREVTANGRYWENGAWVETKPLEIKRSFDFPDGIGPKNIYCLYHEELESLTKHFDIRRARFWMTFGDQYIKHMEVLVNVGMTRIDPVMHKGVPIIPIEFLKTLLPEPGTLGPDTKGKTCIGNWIEGTGKDGEFKRYYVYNIKSHEDCYTETNSQGVSYTTGVPAMIAAKQLLTNPEYRQPGVWNVEQLNPDPFMADLNEHGLPWVETWPTEPLPGE; from the coding sequence ATGGCAAAAGTTCTCATCATCGGTGCAGGCGGCGTTGGCCGCGTGGTTACACACAAATGCGCGCAGCTCCCTGACGTGTTCAGCGAGATCATGCTCGCCTCCCGGACCAAGTCGAAGTGCGACAGCATCGCCGCTGAGCTGAAGCGCCCCATCCAGACCGCCGCGGTGGACGCCGACAACGTGCCAGAGTTGGTCGCGCTCCTGAAGTCTTTCCAGCCGGAAGTGGTGATCAATGTGGCCCTGCCCTACCAGGATCTCACCATCATGGATGCCTGCCTGGAAGCAGGCGTGCATTACATCGATACCGCCAACTATGAACCGCGCGATGTGGCCAAGTTTGAATACCACTGGCAGTGGGCCTATCAGGAGAAGTTCAAGGCCGCCGGTCTGACCGCGCTTCTCGGCTGCGGTTTCGACCCCGGCGTGACCAATGTTTATACCGCCTACGCCCTGAAGCATCACTTCAGCAAGATCGACACGCTGGACATCATCGACTGCAATGCCGGTGACCATGGCAAGGCTTTCGCCACCAACTTCAATCCTGAGATCAACCTGCGCGAAGTCACCGCCAACGGTCGCTACTGGGAAAACGGTGCCTGGGTGGAAACCAAGCCGCTGGAGATCAAGCGCAGCTTCGACTTCCCAGATGGCATCGGGCCGAAGAACATCTATTGCCTCTACCACGAAGAGCTGGAGTCCCTGACCAAGCACTTCGACATCCGTCGCGCCCGCTTCTGGATGACCTTTGGCGATCAATACATCAAGCACATGGAAGTGCTGGTGAATGTGGGCATGACCCGCATCGATCCCGTCATGCACAAAGGCGTGCCGATCATCCCGATCGAGTTCCTGAAGACGCTCCTGCCTGAGCCCGGCACCCTGGGTCCCGATACCAAGGGCAAGACCTGCATCGGCAACTGGATCGAAGGCACCGGTAAAGACGGCGAATTCAAGCGCTACTACGTTTACAACATCAAGTCTCACGAAGACTGCTACACGGAAACGAATAGCCAAGGCGTGAGCTACACCACCGGTGTGCCTGCCATGATCGCGGCCAAACAGCTGCTCACGAACCCCGAGTATCGCCAACCCGGCGTCTGGAATGTGGAGCAGCTCAATCCCGATCCCTTCATGGCTGACCTGAACGAGCACGGCCTGCCCTGGGTGGAAACCTGGCCCACGGAGCCGCTGCCAGGGGAATAA
- a CDS encoding SDR family NAD(P)-dependent oxidoreductase, whose translation MFSLSHKTAVVTGAGSGIGQAIALLFARQGAHVEVLDLTVEAAQVTVDQIIEAGGSARAVACDVSDHVGVKKVFEEISIRRPRLDILVNNAGIAHIGSVLTTTEGDMDRLYQVNIKGVYNCAQAAVERMLPQGGGVILNMCSIAAQMGLADRFAYSMTKGAVLMMTYSMAKDFIKQGIRCNCINPARVHTPFVDGYLAKTYPGQEAEMFQKLSEAQPIGRMASPDEIAALALYLCSDEAGFITGSAYPIDGGAVNLR comes from the coding sequence ATGTTCTCCCTTTCCCATAAAACCGCCGTCGTTACGGGTGCTGGCTCTGGCATCGGTCAGGCCATTGCCCTGCTTTTTGCCCGACAGGGAGCGCATGTGGAGGTGCTGGACCTCACTGTCGAGGCCGCTCAGGTTACGGTGGATCAGATCATCGAAGCGGGGGGCAGTGCACGCGCGGTGGCCTGCGATGTGTCTGATCATGTCGGCGTGAAAAAGGTGTTTGAGGAGATCAGCATCCGGCGGCCTCGTTTGGACATTCTGGTCAATAACGCGGGCATTGCCCACATCGGTAGCGTTTTGACCACGACTGAGGGAGACATGGACCGTCTGTATCAGGTGAATATCAAAGGCGTGTATAACTGCGCCCAGGCCGCTGTGGAGCGGATGCTGCCGCAGGGGGGGGGCGTGATCCTGAACATGTGCTCCATTGCGGCCCAGATGGGGCTCGCGGATCGTTTCGCCTATTCCATGACCAAGGGCGCGGTGCTGATGATGACCTATTCGATGGCGAAGGACTTCATCAAGCAGGGCATCCGCTGCAACTGCATCAATCCAGCACGGGTTCACACGCCCTTCGTGGATGGTTACCTTGCGAAAACCTATCCCGGTCAAGAAGCGGAGATGTTCCAGAAGCTCAGTGAAGCCCAACCTATCGGTCGCATGGCGAGCCCGGATGAAATCGCCGCGCTGGCGCTGTATCTGTGCAGTGATGAGGCGGGCTTCATCACTGGTAGTGCCTACCCCATCGATGGGGGCGCGGTGAACCTGCGCTAA
- a CDS encoding Gfo/Idh/MocA family protein codes for MSRKIRYGMVGGGRGAFIGAVHRIAAAIDQQIELVCGAFSSDPEKSKASGADLFLPANRCYGSYEEMIKAEAALPEGERMDFIAIVTPNHVHFPPAKMALENGFHVLSDKPATFDLNEAKQLAELVKKTGLLYGLTHNYTGYPLVKQAREMVHNGTLGKIRKVVVEYPQGWLATRVEESGQKQASWRTDPTKSGAAGCVGDIGTHAENLAEYITGLKISELAADITAFVEGRLLDDDANILLRFDNGAKGVLHSSQISVGEENNLNIRVYGEKGGLEWHQKEPNTMLVKWLDQPMQVYRTANGYLGAAAAAAGRTPPAHPEGYLEAFANVYKNFANAIRARLEGREPTAIENDYPKIEDGVRGMAFIEAVVASSKANASWTKVEA; via the coding sequence ATGAGCCGGAAAATTCGTTATGGCATGGTCGGCGGCGGACGCGGCGCCTTCATCGGAGCTGTTCACCGTATCGCAGCCGCGATTGATCAGCAGATCGAACTCGTTTGTGGCGCTTTCTCCTCCGATCCTGAGAAGTCCAAGGCGAGCGGAGCCGATCTCTTCCTGCCAGCGAATCGCTGCTACGGCAGCTATGAGGAGATGATCAAGGCCGAAGCCGCCCTTCCCGAAGGTGAGCGCATGGACTTCATCGCCATCGTCACCCCGAACCACGTTCACTTTCCCCCCGCCAAGATGGCTCTGGAAAACGGCTTCCATGTGCTGAGTGACAAGCCCGCGACCTTTGATCTCAATGAAGCCAAGCAACTGGCTGAACTGGTAAAGAAGACCGGCCTGCTCTACGGCCTGACCCACAACTACACCGGCTACCCACTGGTGAAGCAAGCCCGTGAAATGGTGCACAATGGCACCCTGGGTAAGATCCGCAAAGTCGTGGTGGAATACCCCCAGGGCTGGCTGGCCACCCGGGTCGAGGAAAGCGGTCAGAAGCAGGCCTCCTGGCGCACCGACCCCACCAAGTCTGGCGCTGCTGGTTGCGTGGGTGACATCGGCACGCATGCTGAAAACCTGGCCGAATACATCACCGGTCTGAAGATCAGTGAACTGGCAGCGGACATCACCGCCTTCGTCGAAGGCCGTCTGCTCGATGACGATGCCAACATCCTGCTCCGCTTTGACAACGGCGCGAAAGGCGTGCTGCACAGCTCCCAGATCAGCGTGGGTGAGGAAAATAACCTCAACATCCGCGTCTATGGTGAGAAGGGCGGCCTCGAATGGCACCAGAAAGAGCCGAACACCATGCTGGTGAAGTGGCTGGATCAACCGATGCAGGTCTATCGCACCGCCAACGGCTACCTCGGCGCCGCAGCTGCTGCCGCAGGACGCACCCCACCCGCTCACCCGGAAGGTTATCTGGAAGCTTTTGCGAACGTTTACAAAAACTTCGCCAACGCCATCCGCGCCCGCCTGGAAGGTCGCGAACCGACCGCCATCGAGAACGACTATCCGAAGATCGAAGACGGCGTGCGTGGCATGGCCTTCATCGAAGCCGTCGTCGCCTCCAGCAAAGCCAATGCAAGCTGGACGAAGGTGGAGGCTTGA